In a genomic window of Prosthecochloris marina:
- the mgtE gene encoding magnesium transporter, producing the protein MIGTPILPEIRELIERRNFSALQRIFTDWLPVDLAELISDLPENEQAILYRLLPRGVATETFEYLDIDSQQNLLTALTKKDVTHILNSMSPDDRTEMLEELPSNVVQELLKLLSFEEFKIAKTLLAYSEDSVGRLMSPDYISIKKDWTITEVLDYIRKYGHDSETLNVIYVVDDYGKLIGELAARELLLSQPEKKVKDLISEEKIITLTATQDQQDALETFKRYDRVALPVVDSNGYLIGIVTVDDMLDVAEEEETEDIQKFGGIEALDEPYMDLPILEVIKKRGVWLVVLFLGEMLTASAMAFFEDELAKAIVLATFIPLIISSGGNSGSQAATLIIRALALGEITIKDWWRVMRREILSGLALGSLLGLIGVFRVVFWSIILGSYNIEWLTVGYTVGVSLIGVVLLGTLAGSMLPLLLQRWGLDPATSSAPFVATIVDVAGIIIYFSVATVFLSGILL; encoded by the coding sequence ATGATCGGGACTCCAATCCTACCAGAAATAAGAGAACTGATCGAGCGCAGAAATTTCAGTGCTCTGCAGCGGATTTTCACCGATTGGCTTCCTGTCGATCTTGCCGAGCTTATATCCGATCTTCCGGAAAACGAACAGGCAATCCTTTACCGGCTTCTTCCGCGGGGCGTCGCTACCGAAACGTTCGAGTACCTCGACATCGACTCCCAGCAGAACCTGCTTACAGCCCTTACCAAAAAAGATGTTACACACATTCTCAACAGCATGTCTCCCGACGACCGAACCGAAATGCTCGAAGAACTACCGAGTAACGTCGTACAGGAACTGCTGAAACTCCTTTCGTTCGAAGAGTTTAAAATCGCCAAGACTCTGCTTGCTTATTCCGAAGACAGTGTCGGGCGACTGATGTCTCCGGATTATATCAGTATTAAAAAAGACTGGACGATCACTGAAGTTCTCGACTATATCAGAAAATACGGCCACGACAGTGAAACATTGAACGTCATCTATGTAGTTGATGATTACGGAAAACTGATCGGAGAACTTGCCGCACGTGAACTGCTTCTCTCACAACCGGAAAAAAAGGTAAAGGACCTGATATCGGAAGAAAAAATCATTACCCTTACAGCCACACAGGACCAGCAGGACGCACTTGAAACGTTCAAGCGCTACGACCGGGTCGCCCTTCCGGTTGTCGATTCCAACGGTTACCTGATCGGTATCGTTACGGTCGATGATATGCTCGATGTTGCCGAAGAAGAAGAAACCGAAGATATCCAGAAGTTCGGCGGTATTGAAGCCCTCGACGAACCCTACATGGACCTGCCGATCCTGGAAGTCATAAAAAAACGAGGCGTTTGGCTCGTAGTGCTTTTTCTCGGCGAAATGCTGACCGCTTCGGCCATGGCGTTTTTCGAAGACGAACTCGCGAAAGCCATCGTGCTCGCGACGTTTATTCCGCTGATCATATCGAGCGGCGGTAATTCAGGCTCTCAGGCGGCAACCCTTATCATAAGAGCTTTGGCTCTCGGGGAAATCACCATCAAGGACTGGTGGAGAGTTATGAGAAGAGAAATTCTGTCCGGGCTTGCCCTTGGCAGCCTCCTGGGCCTCATCGGCGTATTCAGAGTGGTGTTCTGGTCGATTATTCTTGGTTCCTACAACATCGAATGGCTCACTGTCGGCTATACCGTCGGCGTATCGCTTATCGGTGTCGTCCTCCTCGGGACCCTTGCCGGTTCCATGCTTCCGCTTCTTCTACAACGTTGGGGACTCGACCCTGCAACATCTTCAGCACCTTTCGTTGCAACAATTGTCGATGTTGCAGGCATCATCATTTACTTCAGTGTAGCAACCGTTTTCCTGAGCGGAATACTGCTCTGA
- the dapB gene encoding 4-hydroxy-tetrahydrodipicolinate reductase produces MKYTLVGYGKMGQQVAGIIESSDEHEVHTVLDVDAVITEESFAGSDVIIDFTVRDAFLANLPIMLASKVPVVVGTTGWDADMPMVRQQVAVAGASLMYSANFSLGVNIFLRTVREAARMIGPFDEFDIAFSEQHHTAKADFPSGTALKAAEMIVEVNSRKKTIVSQLPTEKMINPDELQVAAIRLGSVFGQHSAYINSEFDDIVISHTARNRRGFAGGAVQAGKWLAEKHVSQPGFYTMDDFLDEVFG; encoded by the coding sequence ATGAAGTACACCCTTGTTGGATATGGGAAAATGGGACAGCAGGTCGCCGGTATAATAGAGTCTTCAGACGAACATGAGGTCCATACGGTTCTTGATGTCGATGCCGTTATTACAGAAGAGAGTTTTGCCGGAAGTGACGTTATTATAGACTTTACCGTCCGTGATGCATTTCTTGCCAATCTCCCGATAATGCTTGCATCAAAAGTACCAGTTGTCGTTGGAACAACCGGCTGGGATGCTGATATGCCCATGGTCCGGCAACAAGTTGCCGTAGCGGGTGCTTCGCTTATGTATTCGGCAAACTTTTCCCTCGGTGTCAACATATTTCTCCGCACGGTCCGGGAGGCTGCGCGAATGATCGGTCCATTCGACGAGTTCGATATCGCTTTTTCGGAACAGCACCACACTGCGAAAGCGGATTTTCCCAGCGGTACGGCACTGAAGGCTGCAGAGATGATTGTAGAGGTCAACTCCCGCAAAAAGACCATTGTCAGCCAGCTTCCGACCGAGAAAATGATCAATCCCGATGAGTTGCAGGTTGCTGCAATCCGGCTCGGTTCGGTTTTCGGGCAACATTCGGCATACATCAACTCGGAGTTTGACGATATCGTTATCTCGCATACGGCGAGAAATCGGAGAGGATTTGCCGGCGGGGCTGTGCAGGCTGGCAAGTGGCTTGCTGAAAAGCATGTTTCACAGCCGGGATTTTATACCATGGATGATTTTCTTGATGAAGTTTTTGGCTAA
- a CDS encoding alpha/beta hydrolase yields the protein MLQRTQSSLIYLDRPSASKQREDILIMLHGYGSNEKDLMQLAPSLDQNLHLITPRAPLALAPEMYGWFPIEFTQEGITVDREAAGRAKETLLEFLHGIVDRYNARENKVWLMGFSQGAVMSYLAALAEPALLHGVIALSGQFPESPFLVNAEPDLFRTLPFLVVHGIYDDVLPVTNGRHSERWLQEHADRLTYREYAMGHEINTEALELIRDWLYRTKSAKASP from the coding sequence ATGCTTCAACGAACACAGTCGTCTCTCATCTACCTCGACAGACCCTCTGCATCAAAACAGAGGGAGGATATCCTTATCATGCTGCACGGTTACGGCAGCAATGAAAAAGACCTCATGCAGCTTGCCCCGTCTCTCGATCAAAACCTTCACCTCATCACACCAAGAGCACCACTCGCTCTAGCACCGGAAATGTATGGCTGGTTCCCCATCGAGTTTACGCAGGAAGGCATTACCGTCGACCGGGAAGCTGCCGGAAGAGCAAAAGAGACGCTTCTTGAATTTCTGCACGGCATCGTGGATCGATACAACGCACGAGAAAATAAAGTCTGGCTGATGGGGTTCAGTCAGGGTGCGGTCATGAGCTATCTTGCGGCCCTTGCCGAACCGGCCCTGCTTCATGGCGTCATAGCGTTGAGCGGGCAATTCCCCGAATCCCCGTTTCTTGTCAATGCAGAACCGGACCTTTTTCGGACCCTTCCGTTCCTTGTCGTGCACGGCATTTATGACGACGTCCTGCCCGTCACCAACGGCAGGCACTCCGAACGCTGGCTTCAGGAACATGCCGACAGGCTCACCTACAGAGAATACGCTATGGGACATGAAATCAATACCGAAGCGCTGGAACTCATCAGGGACTGGCTTTACCGTACGAAAAGTGCGAAAGCATCGCCCTGA
- a CDS encoding electron transfer flavoprotein-ubiquinone oxidoreductase, with the protein MPAERESLDFDIVFIGAGPANLTAALHLQHLVTRHNAGGNTPVEPEIIILEKGKYTGSHLLSGAILDPSVLETFMPDFRQRGCPVETEVTKESVWFLSEKKKFPVPYLPEPFRNEGCYVVSVSRFGSWLGEAAETEGLTILDNTAAVEPVIEKGRVVGIVTDDKGIDKEGNAKPGAEPGMLFNTKAIVVGEGAHGSIFRQLDREFNLSEEARQQIYETGVKETWKVPAGRIKAGDVRHTFGYPLPSSVYGGGWLYALSDTELSLGFVTSIEPFRPVVDPHYNLQLFKQHPFIQSIIKEGRLLEYGAKAITSGGYHAMPKPFGPGFLLTGETAGLVNMQRLKGLHLAMQSGIHAAETLFTSLLTNDFSADALRSYRNRLEKSVVSEEMYKARNYRQTFEQGLYKGLLQAGLSLKIPGIGLAEKASAPKENRLLPKRKEYRNWLQQKQAFRPDDSLTFSKNADLFVSGTSHEENQPCHLLINPADIADICTTKCTEEFGNPCQHFCPAGVYEIDHETDPVLKLSPSNCLHCKTCEIADPYRIITWTPPEGGGGPGYKLS; encoded by the coding sequence GTGCCAGCTGAAAGAGAATCACTCGATTTCGATATCGTTTTCATAGGTGCCGGACCTGCGAACCTCACCGCAGCCCTGCATTTACAGCACCTCGTCACCCGCCATAATGCAGGGGGAAACACACCGGTCGAGCCCGAAATCATTATTCTTGAAAAAGGAAAATACACGGGTTCCCACCTTTTGTCAGGAGCAATACTCGATCCCTCCGTATTAGAAACCTTCATGCCCGATTTCCGGCAAAGGGGCTGCCCTGTCGAAACTGAAGTCACGAAAGAATCGGTTTGGTTTCTTTCCGAAAAAAAGAAGTTTCCGGTACCGTATCTTCCCGAACCGTTCCGCAACGAGGGCTGCTATGTTGTCTCGGTGAGCAGATTCGGGTCCTGGCTAGGCGAAGCAGCTGAAACGGAGGGCCTGACGATCCTCGATAATACTGCAGCAGTTGAACCTGTCATCGAAAAAGGAAGGGTGGTGGGCATTGTTACCGATGACAAAGGCATCGACAAAGAAGGTAATGCCAAACCCGGAGCCGAACCGGGAATGTTGTTCAACACAAAAGCCATCGTTGTCGGAGAAGGTGCACACGGTTCGATTTTCCGTCAGCTCGATCGAGAATTCAATCTGTCGGAGGAAGCTCGCCAACAGATCTATGAAACCGGAGTCAAGGAGACATGGAAAGTTCCGGCTGGACGGATAAAAGCCGGTGATGTCCGACATACGTTCGGCTACCCTCTTCCTTCGTCGGTGTATGGAGGGGGCTGGCTTTATGCCCTGTCCGACACCGAGCTGTCGCTCGGATTCGTCACATCGATAGAACCTTTCCGACCGGTTGTCGACCCCCACTACAACCTGCAGCTGTTCAAGCAGCACCCGTTCATACAATCGATCATCAAGGAAGGTCGTTTGCTCGAATACGGAGCAAAAGCCATTACATCCGGAGGCTACCATGCCATGCCGAAGCCATTCGGCCCCGGTTTTCTGCTTACCGGCGAAACCGCCGGGCTTGTAAACATGCAGCGCCTGAAAGGCCTTCATCTTGCAATGCAATCAGGCATCCATGCCGCCGAAACACTCTTTACCTCTCTGCTTACCAATGACTTTTCAGCAGACGCTTTACGCTCCTATCGCAACCGTCTTGAAAAATCCGTTGTTTCCGAAGAGATGTACAAGGCCAGAAATTACCGCCAGACATTCGAACAGGGGCTCTACAAAGGCCTTCTGCAGGCAGGACTTTCCTTGAAAATACCCGGTATCGGTCTTGCGGAAAAAGCATCGGCGCCAAAAGAAAACAGATTACTCCCCAAGAGAAAAGAGTATCGGAACTGGTTACAACAAAAACAGGCATTTCGACCCGACGACTCACTTACCTTTTCAAAAAACGCCGACCTCTTCGTATCGGGAACCAGCCATGAAGAAAACCAGCCATGCCATTTACTCATAAACCCGGCAGATATCGCCGATATCTGCACAACAAAATGCACTGAAGAATTCGGAAATCCATGTCAGCACTTCTGTCCGGCGGGAGTCTATGAAATCGATCACGAGACCGACCCCGTACTGAAGCTTTCACCATCCAACTGCCTGCATTGCAAAACCTGTGAGATTGCAGACCCGTACCGTATAATTACCTGGACGCCTCCGGAGGGAGGTGGTGGCCCCGGATATAAACTCAGTTAA
- a CDS encoding DUF4199 family protein, with product MKFLAKVNCSEEKLKAIGIGAIIILASTTVPYLLLLNVFFLAGIIIGGAAASYYYIVTCQERLSMSEAFVFSSLTGMAGSTLSVIAEYVLITEFNYRPGATEFMTLSEQMKGVSLEQDMRINQLQEMLQAPVEMTFAGFLLSLVITAIIYAPVAGLGGVFTVWRLKRQAVKK from the coding sequence ATGAAGTTTTTGGCTAAGGTGAATTGTTCGGAAGAAAAACTGAAAGCGATCGGCATCGGGGCGATAATCATACTCGCCTCGACCACGGTGCCCTACCTGCTGCTGCTTAACGTATTTTTTCTCGCTGGTATCATTATCGGTGGGGCGGCTGCATCCTACTATTACATCGTTACCTGTCAGGAGAGGCTCTCCATGTCCGAAGCGTTTGTTTTCTCGAGCCTCACCGGTATGGCTGGAAGCACTTTATCGGTGATTGCCGAGTACGTGCTTATCACGGAATTCAATTACCGGCCGGGAGCCACCGAGTTCATGACACTTTCCGAACAGATGAAAGGTGTTTCGCTTGAACAGGACATGCGTATAAACCAGTTGCAGGAGATGTTACAGGCTCCGGTAGAGATGACGTTCGCAGGGTTCCTGCTCAGTCTCGTCATAACTGCGATTATCTACGCGCCGGTTGCCGGGTTGGGTGGGGTGTTCACCGTCTGGCGACTGAAACGGCAAGCTGTGAAAAAGTGA
- a CDS encoding ParA family protein encodes MGRVIAIANQKGGVGKTTTAVNIAASIAISEFKTLLIDIDPQANATSGFGLDTEEEIENTFYHVMVQGGDIKEAIRSSSLDFLDVVPSNVNLVGMEVELVNMREREYVMQKALKTVRDQYDYIIIDCPPSLGLITLNSLTAADSVLIPVQAEYYALEGLGKLLNTISIVRKHLNPKLSIEGVLVTMFDARLRLAGQVAEEVKKFFKDKVYRTYIRRNVRLSEAPSHGKPALLYDAQSLGSKDYLDLAQEIFEKDGNIKKFKVRRQ; translated from the coding sequence ATGGGTAGAGTAATCGCAATAGCAAACCAGAAAGGCGGGGTTGGAAAGACAACGACGGCTGTTAATATTGCGGCTTCTATTGCCATTTCCGAGTTTAAAACGTTGCTCATAGACATTGATCCTCAGGCCAATGCCACCTCGGGGTTCGGACTCGATACCGAGGAAGAGATCGAAAACACTTTTTACCATGTTATGGTGCAGGGCGGAGACATCAAAGAGGCAATACGCTCCTCGAGTCTCGATTTTCTCGATGTTGTGCCGTCCAATGTGAACCTCGTCGGTATGGAAGTCGAGCTTGTCAATATGCGGGAAAGAGAGTATGTGATGCAGAAAGCTCTGAAAACGGTCAGGGACCAATACGATTATATCATTATTGATTGTCCGCCTTCTCTTGGCTTGATCACCCTCAATTCACTCACTGCCGCCGACTCGGTGCTTATTCCGGTTCAGGCTGAATATTATGCTCTTGAAGGTTTGGGTAAACTGCTCAACACTATCAGTATTGTCCGTAAACACCTGAACCCGAAGCTTTCGATCGAAGGGGTACTGGTTACCATGTTCGATGCACGTTTGCGTCTTGCGGGCCAGGTTGCCGAAGAGGTGAAAAAGTTTTTCAAAGACAAGGTCTACCGAACCTATATTCGCAGGAACGTTCGCCTGTCTGAGGCTCCAAGTCATGGTAAACCCGCTTTGCTCTATGATGCCCAAAGTCTGGGCTCGAAGGATTACCTCGATCTTGCTCAGGAGATTTTCGAGAAGGACGGAAATATCAAGAAGTTCAAAGTACGGCGTCAATAG
- a CDS encoding ParB/RepB/Spo0J family partition protein: MAKQALGKGLKALIPDEGFIPSSKADEEVRIPTGSVGSLPVEKIKVNPFQPRKDFDEAALEDLKNSIIENGVIQPVTVSRDGEGYQLISGERRLRAVRKAGFKFIPGYIVEAHEDAGKLELALIENIQREDLNAIEIALALKSLVTNCNLTQDEIAQKVGKNRSTISNFLRLLKLPTVIQNSIREKDISSGHARALINLPNQKQQIKVWQEILRKKLSVRQTEELVNKLFRETPAKPVRSGTVLPYGEIESQLRERFATKVRIVEKNKGKGEIHIQYFSPDDLERILEIMNYE, from the coding sequence ATGGCGAAACAAGCGTTAGGAAAAGGTCTCAAAGCACTCATTCCCGATGAAGGTTTTATTCCATCGAGCAAGGCGGATGAAGAGGTTCGGATTCCGACAGGCTCGGTCGGGAGTTTGCCGGTTGAGAAAATCAAGGTGAATCCTTTTCAGCCGCGGAAAGACTTTGATGAAGCGGCACTAGAAGATCTGAAAAACTCCATCATCGAAAACGGGGTCATTCAACCCGTAACGGTAAGCAGGGACGGGGAAGGTTATCAGTTGATCAGCGGTGAACGGCGGCTTCGCGCTGTTCGAAAAGCGGGCTTCAAGTTTATTCCCGGTTATATTGTAGAAGCGCATGAAGATGCAGGTAAACTGGAGTTGGCTCTGATTGAAAACATTCAGCGCGAAGATCTCAATGCTATTGAAATTGCTCTTGCTCTGAAAAGCCTGGTTACCAATTGCAATCTGACACAGGACGAGATTGCCCAGAAAGTCGGCAAGAACCGGTCCACCATCAGCAATTTTTTAAGGCTGCTGAAACTACCGACAGTCATACAGAACAGTATCCGGGAGAAGGACATCTCGTCAGGGCATGCAAGAGCGCTGATCAATCTGCCTAACCAGAAGCAGCAGATCAAGGTATGGCAAGAGATTCTCCGGAAGAAGTTATCCGTTCGTCAAACCGAGGAACTTGTCAACAAACTGTTCCGGGAAACACCGGCCAAGCCGGTTCGTTCGGGAACTGTTTTACCCTACGGAGAGATTGAGTCTCAGCTACGGGAAAGGTTTGCAACAAAGGTCAGGATCGTGGAGAAAAACAAGGGTAAGGGTGAAATTCATATTCAGTATTTTTCACCTGACGATCTGGAGAGAATCCTCGAAATAATGAATTATGAGTAA
- a CDS encoding DUF5683 domain-containing protein, whose protein sequence is MSNGNRIAFAILFSAISMVIMVPSYARASEQVFPDTRTTADEIQGALFAEVQQDDDRQTDDDDQRMQPWKVAMISAVLPGYGQVYNGAIWKVPILYGLLGYFGYRAIDYNDSYKEFRDKYAEDPDGPDAPRFQDERDRYQEKRNQQILFLALAYLAGIVDAYVDAHLYDFDTISEEGVSSVYAPETFYPSVSVNLKF, encoded by the coding sequence ATGAGTAACGGTAACAGGATAGCGTTCGCAATACTTTTTTCAGCCATATCGATGGTTATCATGGTTCCGTCATATGCGAGAGCCTCGGAACAGGTGTTTCCCGATACCCGTACCACTGCGGATGAGATCCAGGGCGCACTTTTTGCCGAGGTGCAGCAGGACGACGATCGGCAGACAGATGACGACGACCAGCGTATGCAGCCCTGGAAAGTGGCTATGATATCCGCTGTGCTTCCAGGGTACGGTCAGGTATACAACGGCGCGATATGGAAGGTTCCGATCCTTTACGGGCTTTTGGGTTATTTCGGCTATCGGGCCATTGATTATAACGACAGTTATAAAGAGTTCAGGGATAAGTACGCCGAGGATCCTGACGGACCGGATGCACCCCGTTTTCAGGATGAGCGGGACCGTTACCAGGAGAAGCGAAACCAGCAGATTTTGTTTCTTGCATTGGCCTATCTTGCGGGTATTGTCGATGCCTATGTCGATGCTCATCTTTATGATTTCGATACTATTTCCGAAGAAGGGGTATCATCGGTATACGCACCTGAAACATTTTACCCGTCGGTAAGTGTCAATCTGAAATTTTAA
- a CDS encoding DNA-3-methyladenine glycosylase, with amino-acid sequence MGKLGEDFFTKPTLLLAELLLGKVFVHNAADGRCYKGRIVETEAYLAEGDEACHAFRGMTKRNKVMYGSPGTLYVYFTYGCHNLMNIVTEPEGVAGAVLIRAMEPMSGIEEMKKNRDIMRTVDLMNGPGKLTSAMDITLEHNGLSLSSDTVYLEEGENFPPSVISSSKRIGITKSADLFWRRYIAGNAFVSKSKPGPPPGKKKTLLES; translated from the coding sequence ATGGGAAAGCTGGGAGAAGATTTTTTCACAAAGCCAACGCTTCTGCTGGCAGAACTTCTTCTCGGCAAAGTTTTTGTACACAACGCTGCTGACGGCCGATGCTACAAAGGCCGGATTGTCGAAACCGAGGCCTATCTTGCCGAGGGTGATGAAGCCTGTCATGCATTCCGGGGCATGACAAAGAGAAACAAAGTGATGTATGGTTCTCCGGGCACGCTTTACGTATATTTCACCTACGGCTGCCACAATCTCATGAATATCGTTACCGAACCCGAAGGTGTTGCCGGGGCCGTACTTATCAGGGCAATGGAGCCCATGAGCGGCATAGAAGAGATGAAAAAGAATAGAGACATCATGCGAACGGTCGATTTGATGAACGGTCCGGGAAAGCTCACCAGTGCAATGGACATAACCTTGGAGCATAACGGGCTGAGCCTTTCAAGCGATACGGTTTATCTTGAAGAAGGTGAAAATTTCCCGCCTTCAGTGATCAGTTCATCGAAAAGAATAGGCATTACGAAAAGCGCCGACCTTTTCTGGAGACGCTACATTGCCGGCAACGCATTTGTTTCGAAGTCAAAACCGGGACCTCCTCCCGGAAAAAAAAAGACGCTGTTGGAAAGTTGA
- the mnmA gene encoding tRNA 2-thiouridine(34) synthase MnmA yields the protein MKKKEHVIVGISGGVDSAVAACMLIEQGYRVTGLHIKVLDHSDDNLSLEESSLIISDRREYRFPVFSFNLSGSFRRDIIAYFQQDYVAGRTPNPCMVCNKLIKWKGLLKGAEILQAHRIATGHYARIDFKNGRYRLLKGTDRQKDQSYFLWMLGSEELSKTILPLGTLTKPEVRELARSFGVRWAEKKESQEICFVPDNDYRKFLQSSLPELSEKLKGGEILDSEGKVIGRHAGYPFYTIGQRKGLGISSPEPLYVRSLDAEKNRLHVGSKVMLECRKLIAGQVNWIGIDCPKTPMRASARIRYRDTEESCCIVSGPENRAEVVFDKPKQSVTPGQAVVFFREDEVIGGGIIEEALAEPPLDSHQASSGKGTVKL from the coding sequence ATGAAGAAAAAGGAACATGTCATAGTCGGTATTTCCGGAGGAGTCGATTCCGCTGTCGCCGCCTGCATGCTCATAGAGCAAGGATACCGGGTTACCGGCCTGCATATCAAGGTATTGGACCATTCGGACGACAATCTGAGCCTCGAAGAATCTTCGCTGATCATAAGCGACCGGCGTGAGTATCGTTTCCCGGTCTTTTCGTTCAACCTGAGCGGTAGCTTTCGGAGAGACATCATAGCGTATTTCCAACAGGATTACGTCGCTGGACGAACACCCAATCCCTGCATGGTATGCAATAAACTCATCAAATGGAAAGGACTCCTCAAAGGTGCCGAGATCCTGCAGGCGCACCGGATCGCCACCGGACATTACGCGCGCATTGACTTCAAGAACGGCAGATACCGTCTTTTGAAAGGAACAGACCGTCAGAAAGATCAGAGCTATTTTCTATGGATGCTCGGCAGCGAAGAACTTTCAAAAACAATTCTGCCACTCGGGACTCTCACAAAACCGGAAGTACGCGAGCTTGCCCGCAGCTTCGGTGTGAGATGGGCGGAGAAAAAAGAGAGCCAGGAAATATGTTTTGTGCCCGATAACGATTACAGGAAATTTTTGCAGTCATCCCTGCCCGAGCTATCCGAAAAACTCAAAGGTGGAGAAATCCTCGACAGCGAGGGAAAGGTTATCGGCCGACATGCCGGTTACCCGTTTTACACGATCGGGCAACGAAAAGGGCTCGGCATATCATCTCCTGAACCACTGTACGTCAGGAGCCTTGATGCGGAAAAGAATCGCCTCCACGTCGGTAGCAAAGTAATGCTTGAATGCAGAAAGCTTATTGCTGGGCAGGTGAACTGGATCGGTATCGACTGTCCGAAAACACCGATGAGAGCCTCCGCACGCATACGTTACCGTGATACCGAAGAATCCTGCTGCATCGTTTCCGGTCCGGAAAACCGTGCCGAGGTGGTTTTTGACAAACCCAAACAGTCGGTAACCCCCGGCCAGGCTGTCGTGTTTTTCCGGGAAGACGAGGTTATCGGCGGCGGGATTATAGAAGAGGCTCTAGCAGAACCCCCTCTTGATTCACATCAGGCCTCGAGTGGCAAAGGAACGGTAAAACTATAG
- a CDS encoding alkene reductase — protein MSILFSPTGLGPLSLRNHLVMAPMTRSRATGNVPNELMAEYYEQRSTAGLIITEGTSPSPNGLGYPRIPGVFSCAQTEGWKAVTGVVHGNGAKIFLQLMHCGRIAHPLNVPGGARILAPSAVAASGEMYTDNDGMQPYPVPEEMSEEDIKATIEEYAQSARSAFVAGFDGVELHGANGYLIEQFIRPNTNLRTDGYGGAIENRARFMLETVEAMTDAIGRDRVGIRLSPFGVFNDMPLYEAMEAEYGYLAQELDKTGLAYIHLVDHSSMGAPVVPDSIKKTFRSEFRGALILSGGYDVERAENDLAAGKCDLVAVGRPFLANPDLVERWKTGALLNQPDMSTAYSPGPKGYTDYPMLEE, from the coding sequence ATGTCCATCCTGTTTTCTCCAACCGGGCTCGGCCCTCTCTCCCTGCGAAACCACCTGGTCATGGCGCCGATGACCCGCAGCCGAGCGACCGGTAACGTTCCCAATGAGCTTATGGCAGAGTATTACGAGCAGCGCAGTACAGCAGGGCTCATCATTACCGAAGGTACTTCTCCCTCGCCGAACGGCCTTGGTTACCCGCGCATACCGGGGGTGTTTTCCTGTGCTCAAACAGAAGGGTGGAAAGCCGTTACAGGAGTGGTACACGGGAATGGTGCAAAGATATTTCTCCAGCTCATGCACTGTGGGCGCATTGCGCATCCTCTCAATGTTCCCGGCGGAGCCCGTATCCTGGCTCCGTCGGCCGTTGCTGCCTCTGGTGAGATGTATACGGACAACGATGGCATGCAGCCTTATCCCGTGCCGGAAGAAATGAGCGAAGAGGATATCAAAGCAACCATAGAGGAATATGCTCAGTCAGCCAGGAGTGCCTTTGTCGCAGGATTTGACGGTGTCGAACTGCACGGTGCAAACGGTTATCTGATCGAGCAGTTCATTCGTCCCAACACCAACCTGCGTACCGACGGCTATGGGGGCGCAATAGAAAACCGTGCACGCTTCATGCTGGAAACAGTCGAGGCGATGACAGATGCCATCGGACGGGATAGAGTCGGTATCCGTCTGTCGCCGTTCGGTGTGTTCAACGATATGCCGCTCTACGAAGCGATGGAGGCGGAGTACGGATACCTTGCACAGGAGCTCGATAAGACAGGGCTTGCCTATATTCATCTTGTCGACCACTCCTCTATGGGGGCGCCGGTGGTACCCGATTCCATCAAAAAGACCTTCCGCAGTGAGTTCAGGGGTGCATTGATTCTTTCGGGTGGCTACGATGTCGAACGTGCTGAAAATGACCTTGCGGCCGGCAAATGCGATCTGGTCGCTGTCGGCCGGCCTTTTCTCGCCAACCCCGATCTTGTCGAGCGCTGGAAAACCGGAGCACTTCTAAACCAGCCTGATATGAGCACGGCTTATTCACCCGGTCCGAAAGGCTATACCGATTATCCTATGCTGGAGGAATAG
- the sugE gene encoding quaternary ammonium compound efflux SMR transporter SugE, with amino-acid sequence MSWMYLIVAGLFECSWAIGLKYTEGFTRLVPTVFTVLAMIISFGFLSLAMKTIPVGTAYAVWTGIGAVGVVVMGMVLFGESHDLARVFFVLLIVTGIVGLKAVSS; translated from the coding sequence ATGTCGTGGATGTACTTGATCGTTGCCGGGTTGTTTGAATGTAGTTGGGCAATAGGCCTCAAATACACTGAAGGGTTCACCAGGCTCGTACCGACGGTATTCACTGTTTTAGCCATGATAATCAGTTTTGGATTCTTGTCGCTTGCGATGAAGACTATTCCCGTTGGTACGGCTTATGCTGTCTGGACGGGCATTGGTGCTGTTGGGGTTGTTGTCATGGGGATGGTTCTGTTCGGTGAATCACACGACCTCGCAAGGGTTTTCTTTGTACTGTTGATCGTAACAGGGATTGTCGGTCTGAAAGCAGTTTCTTCATAA